A stretch of the Arachis stenosperma cultivar V10309 chromosome 6, arast.V10309.gnm1.PFL2, whole genome shotgun sequence genome encodes the following:
- the LOC130933702 gene encoding protein FAR1-RELATED SEQUENCE 5-like: MSDGDKAQVDSMKQFGIPTAKIMAYMAGQSGGLARISDGDAAATISYLEGKANADMTTVAHYTRTADDRLGSLFWVDGEMMTDYQLFGDVMAFDSTYRSNKYKKPLVVFSGCNGREDSVLLSRMGTKRCAQPSRRCSRQQGTGCGWHLEKNCVQRVKDTEFRKVFKKAMYANFEVEDFEEYWKTAVESLGLQNNSWVQQTYEVKESWATAYLRGTFCAGYRTTSRCEGINAYIKGFLKSTDSILELVHSLDRVVKVYRNNEVTAQFYSTYYSPVLTTGLDSIELFASKLYTRAVFREVKKQIRGVATLLFRGRDSISTTVVYKFSRMGAPGRIHKVLFDPDDKKFSATVRCGIVRVFHVVTYSA; the protein is encoded by the exons ATGAGTGATGGTGACAAAGCACAAGTTGATAGCATGAAGCAATTTGGTATACCAACTGCGAAGATAATGGCTTACATGGCTGGTCAATCTGGAGG GCTGGCCCGAATCAGTGATGGCGATGCTGCAGCAACGATCAGTTACTTGGAGGGCAAGGCGAATGCCGACATGACGACTGTAGCACATTACACGCGAACTGCCGATGATCGGCTGGGGAGCCTTTTCTGGGTCGACGGTGAAATGATGACCGACTATCAGTTATTTGGTGATGTTATGGCCTTTGATTCGACGTATCGGTCTAATAAGTACAAGAAACCGCTTGTAGTGTTCTCTGG ATGTAATGGGAGAGAAGACTCCGTGTTGTTGTCACGGATGGGGACAAAGCGATGCGCGCAGCCATCGCGGAGGTGTTCCCGGCAGCAAGGCACCGGCTGTGGGTGGCACTTGGAGAAAAACTGTGTTCAACGGGTTAAGGATACGGAGTTCCGAAAGGTTTTTAAGAAGGCTATGTATGCGAACTTCGAGGTGGAGGACTTCGAGGAATATTGGAAGACGGCGGTGGAGTCACTTGGCCTACAAAATAATAGTTGGGTTCAACAAACATACGAGGTTAAAGAAAGTTGGGCAACAGCATATCTCCGGGGCACTTTCTGTGCGGGATACCGAACAACCTCAAGGTGTGAGGGGATTAATGCATACATAAAGGGGTTCCTGAAATCCACTGATAGCATTTTGGAGCTGGTGCACAGCTTAGATCGCGTTGTAAAGGTTTATCGAAACAACGAAGTCACGGCGCAGTTCTATTCTACGTACTACAGCCCCGTGTTAACAACCGGGCTTGACTCTATCGAGCTTTTTGCATCGAAGCTGTACACTCGAGCAGTTTTTAGAGAGGTCAAGAAACAAATCAGGGGTGTTGCAACCTTGCTGTTTCGTGGGAGAGACAGCATCAGCACCACGGTTGTCTACAAGTTTTCAAGGATGGGCGCGCCTGGTAGGATTCACAAGGTTTTATTCGACCCAGATGACAAGAAATTCAGTGCGACTGTTCGATGTGGAATAGTGAGGGTATTCCATGTAGTCACATATTCTGCCTGA
- the LOC130933701 gene encoding serine/threonine/tyrosine-protein kinase HT1-like, whose translation MHWLKQKGNGNGSMRSSGRRLSLGEYKRAVSWSKYLVSPGAAIKGEGEEEWSADMSQLLIGSKFATGRHSRIYRGVYKQKDVAIKLVSLPEEDEDLASFLEKQFTSEVSLLLRLRHPNILTFIAACKKPPVFCIITEYLAGGSLRKYLQQQQSNSVPLEIVLKLALDIARGMQYLHSQGILHRDLKSENLLLGEDMCVKVADFGISCLESQCGSAKGFTGTYRWMAPEMIKEKHHTKKVDVYSFGIVLWEILTGQTPFENMTPEQAAFAVSHKGTEVSVQIFLLQLSRADMCPRGAACECLGNGVT comes from the exons ATGCATTGGTTGAAGCAAAAAGGGAACGGGAATGGGAGCATGAGGTCGTCAGGGAGGAGGCTGTCCCTTGGGGAGTACAAGAGGGCGGTGTCATGGTCGAAGTACTTGGTGTCGCCGGGTGCGGCGATCAAGGGAGAAGGCGAAGAGGAATGGAGTGCTGACATGTCTCAGCTTCTCATTGGTTCCAAGTTCGCCACGGGAAGGCACAGCAGGATCTACAGAGGTGTATACAAGCAGAAGGATGTGGCCATCAAGCTTGTAAGCCTGCCTGAGGAGGATGAGGATCTTGCTTCTTTTCTTGAGAAACAATTCACTTCTGAGGTCTCCTTGCTCCTCCGCTTGCGCCATCCCAATATCCTCACT TTTATTGCAGCCTGCAAGAAACCTCCTGTCTTTTGTATAATTACCGAATACTTAGCCGGCGGATCATTGAGAAAATATCTGCAACAGCAACAATCAAATTCAGTTCCACTCGAAATTGTTCTGAAATTAGCCCTTGACATTGCACGGGGAATGCAATATCTTCACTCTCAGGGGATACTTCATAGGGATCTCAAATCAGAAAATCTGCTTCTGGGGGAAGATATGTGTGTAAAAGTAGCAGATTTTGGTATCTCTTGCTTGGAATCTCAGTGTGGTAGCGCGAAAGGATTCACCGGAACTTACCGGTGGATGGCTCCGGAAATGATCAAAGAAAAGCATCACACTAAGAAAGTTGATGTCTATAGTTTTGGCATAGTTCTATGGGAGATTTTAACAGGACAGACACCATTTGAAAACATGACACCAGAGCAAGCTGCATTTGCAGTTTCCCACAAG GGTACAGAGGTGAGCGTACAGATATTCCTCCTGCAATTATCTCGTGCTGACATGTGTCCAAGGGGAGCCGCATGTGAATGTTTGGGGAACGGTGTAACATGA